Part of the Syntrophales bacterium genome, ATTTCCCTTATTTCTGAGGTATGCGCGATAACTGACGTTCCTGGATCGACAATCCTTCCCTGCAAGACTTCCTGAACCGCAGAGAAATTAGGGAAGAAATTAGGGACTGAGCCCTATTTTCCCTGCGAGAGCTTTGAAAATCTATACCCTTTTGTCATTCCCGCGAAGGCGGGAAAGCGAAGCTTAATGTTCATAATCTATAAGTTCCCGAAAAGACCATATTCCCGTTTTCACGGGAATGACAATTAACAACATTTCGGGAGAAATTCAAAGCTCTCCCTGCGGATAAATGGGGACATCTTTGTAAATCGCTTCGCAATTTCCTAAAATGTCCCCATTTATTGGGGGTCAGGTCTTTAAATTTAGCGTTTTACGGAGGGGAGAGGCAGTTCTATATCGCCGCCGTCAGTTCTTCCTTGCGCCCGAAGGCTGGCGAGACGCTGATCTCATCAATCATAGACAACTTTGCGGCATCGAGGATTTCAATTTCGAGTGGGAGCCCATTGTCGTCAAGATGGAGAATGACGCCTTCTTTCAGATCAATCGAATCTGCCGGCTTTCCTGCCCGCAAACTGATTAGA contains:
- a CDS encoding DUF2283 domain-containing protein; amino-acid sequence: MRIKYSKESDILLISLRAGKPADSIDLKEGVILHLDDNGLPLEIEILDAAKLSMIDEISVSPAFGRKEELTAAI